GTGAGGTGACCGCCAGCAGAGTGCCCCGCCAGCGCTAGTCGATCGCGATTGACCGAGAGCCCACCGGCCGCCTTCCACACATAGCTGATCGCCGTCTCAATCTCGTCGGCGATGCCGCGAATCGTGGTTTGCGGACACAGCGTGTAGCCAAGGATCACCGCCGCCATGCCGTTGGCGATGAACGGCGCCGCGATCACGCTCCAGTCATCCTTGTAGAGCCGCTGCCAGTAACCGCCGTGGATGAAAACCAGCGTTGGCCAGCCATGCGGCGGCGGTGCGCCAGCCGGCGTGAACACGTCCAGCCGGTTGCGCTCGTGCGGGCCATACACCACGTCGCGGTAACCGCCAGCGGTATCTCGCACGCGCTCGCTCTCGCGCTGCCAGCGCGGCAGCAGTGTCTGCTGCCAGTCCGGCACGGCGGCGCCGTTGTTGTAGCGACGGGCAAGCTCTTCAATCGGCAGATCAGGAATCATGGAGATGGAATGTAGTGGCAGCAGGCGACCCGGCGCAAGTCACGCAGCCGAATTGCGACCGGTGAATATCGCCAGCACGCTGGCGCAGACGATGCAGGCGCCGCCGAGCACAACGCCCTGCGTAATGCTCGCCGCGCCGGCC
This is a stretch of genomic DNA from Casimicrobium huifangae. It encodes these proteins:
- a CDS encoding alpha/beta hydrolase — encoded protein: MIPDLPIEELARRYNNGAAVPDWQQTLLPRWQRESERVRDTAGGYRDVVYGPHERNRLDVFTPAGAPPPHGWPTLVFIHGGYWQRLYKDDWSVIAAPFIANGMAAVILGYTLCPQTTIRGIADEIETAISYVWKAAGGLSVNRDRLALAGHSAGGHLTAWCMTTDWAVRGLPVTPFVAATAISGLFDLEPLVPIYLNEALMLDNAEALAMSPAYRQRRVDCEFTAAVGGGELEEFHRQNALIGAAWQGVREWTLPGHNHFSIVDQLTHEDTALFAHVAQALR